A single Penaeus chinensis breed Huanghai No. 1 chromosome 7, ASM1920278v2, whole genome shotgun sequence DNA region contains:
- the LOC125027562 gene encoding extensin-like, with product MTALKISMVLTVVGVLALADKPPTGPEVHHITGQDGFDSFGKTVAGTPIYGGVNHDIGVASHPVSFGHAPSHGYGAPPPSHGYGAPPPSHGYGAPPPSHGYGAPPQLQTVYIAYEPPQPAPQYHVKVKSNPLKELDKKIKDYASKFTKFMSDYMDLNTYSEESYEPVYVAPAQSYGPPPTSYGPPPTSYGPPAHSYGGYEAYEALPIYEEEEESLGKKIAKGFENAKKTMAKWEEKARKKVKELFSYDEEPEEVYYEYAPAPVYHAPAPSYHAPEPVYHAPPPTHYGAPSVGGGGKAKGGSKGFGGGLFGGGFGGGFGGGLKGGIGGGFKGGSKGGKGGKGGGHSIGGGAYQAPIIQPTYGAPPPTSYGPPPQPPSSSYGAPIDHHAPSGHHAPSGHHAPSGHHAPIAHHGPVVPDHGSSSYAS from the exons ATAAGTATGGTCCTGACGGTGGTCGGGGTGCTGGCGCTGGCCGACAAGCCCCCGACGGGCCCGGAGGTCCACCACATCACTGGCCAAGACGGCTTCGACTCCTTTGGCAAGACTGTGGCCGGCACGCCCATCTACGGAGGCGTAAATCACGATATCGGCGTCGCCAGCCACCCCGTCAGCTTTGGCCACGCCCCCTCCCACGGCTAcggcgcccctcccccctcccacggctacggcgcccctcccccttcccacggCTAtggtgcccctcccccctcccacggcTACGGCGCCCCTCCCCAACTCCAGACCGTCTACATCGCCTACGAGCCGCCCCAGCCTGCCCCTCAGTACCACGTCAAGGTCAAGTCTAACCCTCTGAAGGAATTGGACAAGAAGATCAAGGATTACGCTTCCAAGTTCACCAAGTTCA tgtcaGACTACATGGACCTTAACACCTACTCAGAAGAGTCCTACGAGCCTGTGTACGTCGCCCCCGCCCAGTCCTACggtcccccacccacctcctacgGTCCTCCCCCCACGTCCTATGGCCCTCCCGCTCACTCCTACGGCGGCTACGAGGCTTACGAGGCTCTCCCTAtctacgaggaggaggaggagtccttAGGGAAGAAGATTGCCAAGGGCTTCGAGAACGCGAAGAAGACGATGGCCAAGtgggaggagaaggcgaggaagaaggTTAAGGAGCTCT tCAGCTACGACGAAGAGCCAGAGGAAGTCTACTACGAATACGCCCCCGCCCCCGTCTACCACGCTCCCGCCCCCTCGTACCACGCCCCCGAGCCCGTTTACCACGCCCCGCCCCCCACCCACTACGGTGCTCCCTCCGTGGGCGGCGGCGGAAAGGCCAAGGGCGGCAGCAAGGGCTTCGGAGGCGGTCTCTTCGGCGGCGGCTTCGGTGGTGGCTTCGGCGGCGGTCTCAAGGGCGGCATCGGCGGTGGTTTCAAGGGTGGCTCAAAGGGCGGCAAGGGCGGCAAGGGCGGCGGACACTCCATTGGAGGCGGTGCATACCAAGCCCCCATCATTCAGCCCACCTACggcgcccctccccccacctcctacgGCCCCCCACCACAGCCCCCCTCAAGCTCCTACGGCGCCCCTATCGACCACCACGCCCCTTCAGGACACCACGCCCCTTCAGGACACCACGCCCCTTCAGGACACCACGCCCCCATAGCACACCACGGCCCCGTCGTGCCCGATCACggctcctcctcctacgcctcttAA